A single window of Desulfovibrio psychrotolerans DNA harbors:
- a CDS encoding class I SAM-dependent methyltransferase, with product MAAHADEYARFAAYYDALLNPFLDRVRERVARICRGHGAARVVDVCCGTARQAVFLQRHGIACVGADLSFSMLKAGAGPDKSACEQTDARACMGPDTRTPGRAAAGEPARDGAGSGKRLPGLVLADAVRLPFADNAFDAALLSFALHEKPRGTAHAIFAEALRVAPLCIITDYTMAERNLELPGQWLMAVPERLVGGEHWRNYRMFMQSGAVQGLLFRTSGVRLLHREHLFMGGAGIFVLEREEAGQEPALQ from the coding sequence ATGGCGGCGCATGCGGACGAATATGCCCGGTTTGCCGCGTACTATGATGCGCTGCTGAATCCTTTTCTGGACCGGGTGCGCGAACGTGTGGCCCGTATCTGCCGCGGGCACGGAGCGGCGCGGGTGGTGGATGTGTGCTGCGGTACGGCGCGACAGGCCGTTTTTCTGCAGAGGCACGGCATTGCCTGCGTGGGGGCCGACCTTTCCTTTTCCATGCTGAAGGCAGGTGCGGGGCCAGATAAAAGCGCGTGCGAACAGACTGACGCGCGGGCGTGTATGGGACCGGATACGCGCACGCCGGGACGGGCAGCGGCGGGAGAGCCTGCGCGGGATGGTGCAGGTTCCGGCAAACGTCTGCCCGGGCTTGTTCTTGCAGATGCCGTCCGCCTGCCCTTTGCGGACAATGCTTTTGACGCCGCCCTGCTCAGCTTTGCCCTGCACGAGAAGCCCCGGGGCACTGCCCACGCCATTTTTGCCGAAGCCCTGCGCGTTGCCCCGCTGTGCATCATAACGGATTACACCATGGCGGAGCGCAATCTGGAACTGCCCGGACAATGGCTCATGGCGGTGCCGGAACGGCTAGTGGGCGGGGAACACTGGCGCAACTATCGGATGTTCATGCAGTCCGGGGCTGTGCAGGGATTGCTGTTCCGCACTTCCGGCGTGCGGTTGCTGCACCGTGAGCACCTGTTTATGGGCGGAGCGGGTATCTTTGTGCTGGAGAGGGAAGAAGCCGGGCAGGAGCCTGCGCTGCAATGA
- a CDS encoding HAD family hydrolase, protein MKTCVQAMIFDFDGTLAHLTLDFGVMRQRAMHAARAVADRSARTAHPFASGMSPTLPADDGRPMLEWLETAHRHMARICPVTADNMLRNARQAIEDVEVDAAGKGALFPWTRAMLDALREDGIATAVITRNCRKAVLAVFPDVLDYCACLLTREDVPQVKPHPDHLLRALAHTGTPPERSLMVGDHPMDIATGKAGGTLTAGVASGSTPHGLLAAEQPDFMARDCMDLYQQLRGGTCPTIR, encoded by the coding sequence ATGAAGACCTGCGTGCAAGCGATGATTTTTGATTTTGACGGCACCCTTGCCCACCTGACGCTGGACTTCGGCGTCATGCGCCAGCGGGCCATGCACGCAGCCCGCGCCGTTGCGGACCGATCAGCACGAACGGCGCATCCCTTCGCTTCCGGCATGTCCCCCACGCTGCCCGCCGATGACGGACGCCCCATGCTGGAATGGCTGGAAACCGCCCACAGACACATGGCCCGGATCTGCCCCGTCACGGCGGATAATATGCTGCGCAACGCGCGTCAGGCCATTGAGGATGTGGAGGTGGATGCGGCAGGTAAAGGTGCCCTGTTCCCGTGGACACGGGCCATGCTTGACGCCTTGCGGGAAGATGGCATCGCCACGGCGGTTATCACCCGCAACTGCCGCAAAGCGGTACTCGCCGTCTTTCCGGACGTGCTGGACTACTGCGCCTGCCTGCTCACGCGGGAAGATGTTCCGCAGGTCAAGCCGCACCCGGACCACCTCCTGCGCGCGCTTGCGCACACGGGCACTCCGCCGGAACGGAGCCTGATGGTGGGCGACCATCCTATGGATATTGCCACGGGCAAGGCGGGCGGCACCCTTACGGCGGGGGTTGCCAGCGGCAGCACACCGCACGGGCTGCTGGCGGCAGAACAGCCGGACTTCATGGCCCGCGACTGCATGGACCTGTACCAGCAACTGCGCGGCGGCACCTGCCCCACCATACGCTGA
- a CDS encoding NAD(P)/FAD-dependent oxidoreductase — translation MEPEQDADPHVGEAAVYDVGIVGGGPAGATAALCAARRGLSVIVLEACPVPRRKLCGGLLSRKTMDIVKRLYNASAADLTEGGIINYSSAGYEIHFGGVLLCCDRYDYPFHFTERAVFDAWLLEKARKAGAAVRTGTPVRAVDIDAGVLTLAGGGTVRCRYIVGADGANSVVRKAFGVDRRQWSRGVASTVEVRIPRSEYPRRVEHPEVHVGPVPEGYGWVFPNRDAVVVGLGGRPAEGQNLARLFRDFLETLGVRDVSGMAFRGHPLPLGNPLASLTCGRGLLAGDAGGLVEPVFGEGIYFAIRSGEAAAQSVTEALHGGAPIHSGYAGALRRDVCAEIASSRRMQRLIFLLDRNGLNPLVKWGIRRGRRVLLDVIHGRRSFQFFRKLA, via the coding sequence ATGGAGCCGGAACAAGACGCAGACCCGCATGTCGGAGAAGCCGCCGTGTACGACGTGGGCATCGTGGGGGGTGGTCCCGCCGGGGCCACAGCCGCCTTGTGCGCGGCCCGCAGGGGGCTTTCCGTCATTGTGCTGGAAGCATGCCCCGTGCCGCGCCGCAAGCTGTGCGGCGGTCTGTTGTCCCGCAAGACCATGGACATAGTCAAGCGCCTGTATAATGCCTCTGCCGCTGACCTGACGGAGGGCGGTATCATCAACTACTCCTCGGCGGGATACGAGATTCATTTCGGCGGGGTTCTTCTGTGCTGCGACCGGTATGATTACCCGTTCCATTTTACCGAACGTGCGGTGTTTGACGCGTGGCTGCTGGAAAAAGCCCGGAAGGCGGGAGCGGCCGTACGGACCGGAACGCCCGTGCGTGCGGTGGATATTGATGCCGGAGTGCTGACGCTGGCCGGTGGCGGCACGGTACGTTGCCGCTATATTGTGGGCGCGGATGGGGCTAACAGCGTGGTGCGCAAAGCCTTTGGCGTGGACAGGCGGCAGTGGTCGCGGGGAGTGGCTTCCACGGTGGAGGTGCGTATTCCCCGCAGCGAGTATCCGCGGCGCGTGGAGCACCCGGAGGTGCACGTGGGGCCTGTGCCGGAAGGGTACGGATGGGTGTTTCCCAACCGTGATGCCGTGGTGGTGGGGCTGGGAGGCAGACCTGCCGAAGGGCAGAACCTGGCGCGTCTGTTCCGGGATTTTTTGGAAACGCTGGGAGTCCGGGATGTTTCCGGCATGGCATTTCGCGGGCACCCGTTGCCGCTGGGCAATCCGCTCGCAAGTCTGACTTGTGGCAGAGGGCTGCTGGCGGGAGACGCGGGGGGGCTGGTGGAGCCCGTGTTCGGTGAGGGCATTTATTTTGCCATCCGTTCAGGGGAGGCAGCGGCGCAGAGCGTTACAGAGGCCCTGCACGGCGGGGCCCCTATCCATTCCGGCTATGCAGGGGCGTTGCGGCGGGATGTGTGCGCCGAAATAGCGAGCTCGCGGCGGATGCAGCGCCTGATTTTTCTACTGGACCGCAACGGCCTGAACCCGCTGGTTAAATGGGGTATCCGCAGGGGACGGCGTGTGCTGCTGGATGTTATCCACGGCAGACGTTCCTTCCAGTTTTTTCGCAAGCTGGCGTAG
- a CDS encoding DUF3179 domain-containing protein, with product MISYLQTTPPPRHATFFSARLRACTARQRVLRKHGPALRRVLITAMCLLTLAAVSASPLPAHAQRPDTATLRRLAEAVVDTGLKFDHIPSLSKPAYVNVPSASLSLNSDEQVFVARFPGGVRIYPQRIMVYHEVVNEEVDGILYSITYSPLSGSLVGYHGRAGRFETSFGVSGSMLNANSVLFDRATGSLWPQLYGIAVKGPLAGTGLDRFPLLWTTWQRAARAYPNAMVLSRSTGYNRRYGTDPYGSYSQRDSYYHNQHITYPVLHTDPRLHPKERIAALLADDLPIALPHSLVRRDGVVNFSAGVTPMVAVWDRNLDTVRVYEREVSGKTADFIAPDGKLLDAGTRTEWSYDGEALIGVLRGNSLRPVASMDSMWFAWAAFHPNTLIVPTP from the coding sequence ATGATTTCATACTTGCAAACCACCCCGCCCCCCCGGCACGCCACTTTTTTTTCGGCACGTCTCCGCGCCTGCACTGCCCGCCAGCGGGTGCTCCGGAAACATGGTCCGGCCCTGCGGCGCGTCCTGATCACGGCAATGTGCCTGCTTACCCTTGCCGCCGTTTCGGCATCGCCTCTTCCTGCCCACGCCCAAAGGCCGGATACAGCCACCCTGCGCCGTCTCGCAGAAGCCGTGGTGGATACGGGACTGAAATTCGACCATATTCCCTCGCTCTCCAAACCTGCCTACGTGAACGTACCCAGCGCCTCCTTAAGCCTGAACAGCGACGAGCAGGTTTTTGTGGCCCGTTTTCCCGGCGGCGTACGCATCTACCCGCAGCGCATCATGGTCTACCATGAGGTGGTGAACGAAGAGGTGGACGGCATCCTCTACAGCATCACCTATAGCCCGCTTTCCGGCAGCCTTGTCGGCTACCACGGCAGGGCGGGCCGCTTCGAGACCAGCTTCGGGGTCTCAGGCTCCATGCTCAACGCCAATTCGGTACTCTTCGACCGCGCCACCGGCAGCCTGTGGCCGCAACTGTATGGCATTGCCGTTAAGGGACCGCTTGCGGGCACTGGGCTCGACCGCTTCCCCCTGCTGTGGACCACATGGCAACGTGCAGCGCGCGCCTACCCCAACGCCATGGTCCTTTCGCGCTCCACGGGCTACAACCGCCGCTACGGCACCGACCCCTACGGTTCGTACTCCCAGCGCGACTCCTACTACCACAACCAGCACATCACCTACCCCGTGCTGCACACGGACCCGCGCCTGCATCCCAAGGAACGCATTGCCGCCCTGCTGGCGGACGACCTGCCCATCGCCCTGCCGCACTCCTTGGTGCGCCGGGACGGCGTGGTGAATTTTTCGGCAGGCGTCACTCCTATGGTGGCGGTGTGGGACAGGAATCTGGATACCGTGCGCGTGTACGAACGCGAAGTGAGCGGAAAAACAGCGGACTTCATCGCCCCGGATGGCAAACTTCTGGACGCGGGCACCCGCACGGAGTGGTCCTATGACGGCGAAGCCCTGATAGGCGTATTGCGTGGCAATTCGTTGCGTCCGGTGGCTTCCATGGACAGCATGTGGTTCGCGTGGGCAGCTTTTCATCCCAACACGCTGATAGTCCCCACCCCATAA
- the galE gene encoding UDP-glucose 4-epimerase GalE, whose protein sequence is MSASMNVLVCGGAGYIGSHMVKVLQEHGHNPVVFDNLSTGHAESIPEEMLVRGDLRDISSLRRVFAEHSFDAVMHFAARSIVAESVEKPAEYYENNVAGTLNLLNAMMEEGVRRFVFSSTAAVYGNPLGGDGAAASSARLIDEEHSVAPLNPYGRTKLHVEQALRDFAPAYGLRSVSLRYFNAAGADPSGEIGESHEPETHLIPNILRAALGTGPALHIFGDDYDTPDGTCVRDYIHVNDLADAHLRALGFMQEERGAHVFNLGNGKGFSVREVLAAACEVTGKSIPHEVSPRRSGDAAVLVADSAKARRVLGWQPRYVDLRELMETAWRWHGAQRY, encoded by the coding sequence ATGAGTGCTTCCATGAACGTGCTGGTTTGCGGCGGGGCGGGGTACATAGGCTCCCATATGGTGAAGGTGCTGCAGGAGCACGGGCACAATCCCGTGGTGTTTGACAATCTTTCCACGGGCCATGCCGAGTCTATACCGGAAGAAATGCTCGTGCGCGGAGATCTGCGCGATATTTCATCGTTGCGCCGCGTGTTTGCCGAGCATTCCTTTGACGCGGTAATGCACTTTGCCGCCCGCAGCATTGTTGCCGAATCGGTGGAAAAGCCTGCGGAATATTACGAGAACAACGTGGCAGGTACCCTGAACCTGCTGAATGCCATGATGGAAGAGGGCGTGCGGCGGTTTGTGTTTTCTTCCACGGCGGCGGTATACGGTAATCCGCTTGGCGGAGACGGCGCGGCAGCGTCCTCTGCGCGGTTGATTGACGAGGAGCACTCCGTGGCGCCGCTCAACCCCTACGGGCGCACCAAGCTGCATGTGGAACAGGCCCTGCGTGACTTTGCGCCGGCCTACGGCCTGCGGTCAGTGAGTCTGCGGTATTTCAACGCCGCAGGGGCGGACCCTTCCGGCGAGATTGGCGAATCACATGAGCCTGAGACGCACCTTATTCCCAACATTCTGCGGGCTGCTCTGGGCACGGGGCCTGCGCTGCATATTTTCGGAGACGACTACGATACGCCGGACGGCACCTGCGTGCGCGACTACATTCACGTGAACGACCTTGCGGACGCGCACCTGCGCGCTCTGGGGTTCATGCAGGAAGAGCGGGGGGCGCATGTTTTTAATCTGGGCAACGGCAAAGGTTTTTCCGTGCGCGAGGTGCTTGCCGCCGCCTGCGAGGTGACGGGAAAGAGCATTCCGCATGAGGTTTCTCCCCGGCGTTCCGGTGATGCCGCCGTACTGGTGGCAGATAGCGCCAAGGCCCGGCGGGTGCTGGGCTGGCAACCGCGCTATGTCGACCTGAGGGAACTTATGGAAACCGCATGGCGGTGGCACGGCGCGCAGCGGTATTAG
- a CDS encoding FlgO family outer membrane protein yields the protein MSGNSHRIFMAALLAATLAVPAQAQEPYVPQGHTPVMNAVDFGALSSGRAEQFDPVTAMRVSKTPETVMMDGMAVPMRSMRTIDSGIVVPDGNGGLIWREGARPEPDPSHVAARELKLKVRELADQLLSNIDRKFMKGVTAMPVSLVNQDDFEESSSFGRYMAEALFYEFNQRGFPVREYRGGDLVLRKGEGEFLLSRAQQQIYVDSGMTMFVAGTYYQDKQNVFVNVRMFRAADGMVLRTAQLVFPQSDVSRRMLANTGKRLEETYVGMNDYDMLTRAFDLTAFDLGEDFH from the coding sequence ATGTCAGGCAATTCACACAGAATATTCATGGCTGCATTGCTTGCGGCTACTTTAGCAGTACCGGCACAGGCGCAGGAGCCATACGTTCCGCAGGGGCATACCCCGGTGATGAACGCGGTGGACTTTGGCGCGCTTTCCTCCGGCAGAGCGGAGCAATTTGACCCCGTGACCGCCATGCGGGTGAGCAAAACGCCGGAAACTGTGATGATGGACGGCATGGCAGTGCCCATGCGCTCCATGCGGACCATAGACAGCGGCATTGTGGTGCCGGACGGTAACGGCGGGCTTATCTGGAGAGAAGGCGCGCGCCCCGAACCGGACCCCTCGCACGTGGCTGCCCGCGAACTGAAGCTGAAGGTGCGCGAGCTTGCGGACCAGTTGCTTTCCAACATCGACCGCAAGTTCATGAAGGGCGTGACCGCCATGCCCGTTTCGCTGGTGAATCAGGACGACTTTGAGGAGAGTTCCTCCTTCGGGCGGTATATGGCCGAAGCGTTGTTCTACGAGTTCAACCAGCGCGGTTTTCCCGTGCGGGAATACCGTGGCGGCGATCTGGTGCTGCGCAAGGGAGAAGGGGAGTTTCTTCTTTCCCGCGCCCAGCAGCAGATATACGTGGACAGCGGCATGACCATGTTCGTGGCGGGAACGTATTATCAGGACAAGCAGAATGTCTTTGTCAACGTGCGTATGTTCCGGGCTGCGGACGGCATGGTCTTGCGCACGGCTCAACTGGTTTTTCCGCAGTCGGACGTTTCCCGGCGCATGCTTGCCAATACGGGCAAACGGCTTGAGGAAACGTATGTAGGCATGAACGATTACGATATGCTTACGCGCGCGTTTGACCTAACCGCCTTTGATCTGGGCGAGGACTTCCACTAG
- a CDS encoding FlgO family outer membrane protein, with product MLHSIVRIIVMLICLLLPVAASAGIFDFWKDEPKAPPAPAPVNLPLAAFKIGEVLDSQLVERLGLLEGPAKGYTLIVTTPVDLNNLEASSPLGRQMGEELALWFVQSGYKVQEIRKGRTVLFDPKNGETLLTRRSNLLGNENVRSALIMATTYSQTAKNVRFNVRLLHAATNEVVAMASQTVPMNAELRTLVAESSPVSGMQGIPGMPGMSGGARNIGIMPSVGTRLP from the coding sequence ATGTTGCACAGTATAGTACGCATTATCGTCATGCTTATCTGTCTGCTGCTCCCGGTGGCGGCATCTGCAGGCATCTTTGATTTCTGGAAGGATGAGCCCAAGGCTCCGCCGGCACCCGCGCCTGTGAATCTGCCGCTTGCAGCGTTCAAGATAGGAGAGGTGCTGGATTCGCAACTGGTTGAGCGGCTTGGTCTGCTGGAAGGGCCTGCCAAAGGCTACACCCTTATAGTGACCACGCCCGTGGATCTGAATAATCTGGAAGCGTCCAGCCCGCTGGGGCGGCAGATGGGCGAGGAACTGGCCCTGTGGTTCGTGCAGTCCGGCTATAAGGTGCAGGAAATCCGCAAGGGCCGCACGGTGCTGTTCGACCCCAAAAACGGTGAGACGCTGCTCACTCGCCGCAGTAACCTGCTGGGGAACGAGAATGTGCGTAGTGCCCTGATTATGGCGACCACCTACTCGCAAACCGCGAAGAACGTGCGCTTTAACGTGCGTCTGCTGCATGCTGCCACCAACGAGGTGGTAGCCATGGCCAGCCAGACTGTGCCCATGAATGCGGAATTACGCACGCTGGTGGCGGAAAGCTCGCCCGTATCGGGCATGCAGGGGATTCCCGGTATGCCGGGTATGTCGGGGG